In the genome of Globicephala melas chromosome 3, mGloMel1.2, whole genome shotgun sequence, one region contains:
- the RELL2 gene encoding RELT-like protein 2 isoform X2, producing the protein MSEPQPDLEPPQHGLYMLFLLVLVFFLMGLVGFMICHVLKKKGYRCRTSRGSEPDDTQLQPPEDDDMNEDTVERIVRCIIQNEANAEALKEMLGDSEGEGTMQLSSVDATSSLQDGAPSHHHTVHLGSAAPCIHCSRNKRPPLVRQGRSKEGKSRPRPGETTVFSVGRFRVTHIEKRYGLHEHRDGSPTDRSWGSGGGLDPGGGQGSGGGQPRTGMPATESLPPERPQPLALASPPVRNGGLRDSSLVRRALERSPGASAESMLGAGGRGPSPGLASQEANGQPSKPDTSDHQAA; encoded by the exons ATGTCGGAACCACAGCCTGACCTGGAGCCGCCCCAACATGGGCTGTACATGCTCTTCCTGCTTGTGCTGGTCTTCTTCCTCATGGGCCTGGTAGGCTTCATGATCTGCCACGTGCTCAAGAAGAAAGGCTACCGCTGCCGCACCTCGAGGGGCTCGGAGCCTGACGACACCCAGCTCCAGCCCC CTGAGGACGATGACATGAATGAGGACACAGTAGAGAGGATTGTTCGAtgcatcatccaaaatgaag CCAATGCTGAGGCCTTGAAGGAGATGCTGGGGGACAGTGAAGGAGAAGGGACAATGCAGCTGTCCAG TGTGGATGCCACCTCCAGCTTGCAGGACGGAGCCCCCTCCCATCATCACACAGTGCACCTGGGCTCCGCAGCCCCCTGCATCCACTGCAGCCGCAACAAGAGACCCCCACTTGTCCGTCAGGGACGCTCCAAGGAAGGAAAGAGTCGCCCCCGGCCTGGGGAGACCACTGTGTTCTCTGTGGGCAG gtTCCGGGTGACACACATTGAGAAGCGCTATGGGCTGCATGAGCATCGTGATGGCTCCCCCACGGACAGGAGCTGGGGATCTGGTGGGGGGCTGGACCCAGGGGGTGGCCAGGGGTCTGGGGGAGGGCAGCCCAGGACAGGGATGCCTGCCACTGAGAGCCTTCCCCCTGAGAGGCCGCAGCCCCTGGCCCTTGCCAGCCCCCCAGTGCGGAATGGAGGACTCAGGGACAGCAGCCTAGTCCGTCGTGCACTTGAGAGGAGCCCTGGAGCCTCTGCAGAGTCGATgctgggggctggaggaaggggcccAAGCCCAGGGCTGGCCAGTCAAGAGGCAAATGGACAGCCAAGCAAACCGGACACCTCAGATCACCAG GCCGCCTGA
- the RELL2 gene encoding RELT-like protein 2 isoform X1, giving the protein MSEPQPDLEPPQHGLYMLFLLVLVFFLMGLVGFMICHVLKKKGYRCRTSRGSEPDDTQLQPPEDDDMNEDTVERIVRCIIQNEANAEALKEMLGDSEGEGTMQLSSVDATSSLQDGAPSHHHTVHLGSAAPCIHCSRNKRPPLVRQGRSKEGKSRPRPGETTVFSVGRFRVTHIEKRYGLHEHRDGSPTDRSWGSGGGLDPGGGQGSGGGQPRTGMPATESLPPERPQPLALASPPVRNGGLRDSSLVRRALERSPGASAESMLGAGGRGPSPGLASQEANGQPSKPDTSDHQVSPPQGAGGV; this is encoded by the exons ATGTCGGAACCACAGCCTGACCTGGAGCCGCCCCAACATGGGCTGTACATGCTCTTCCTGCTTGTGCTGGTCTTCTTCCTCATGGGCCTGGTAGGCTTCATGATCTGCCACGTGCTCAAGAAGAAAGGCTACCGCTGCCGCACCTCGAGGGGCTCGGAGCCTGACGACACCCAGCTCCAGCCCC CTGAGGACGATGACATGAATGAGGACACAGTAGAGAGGATTGTTCGAtgcatcatccaaaatgaag CCAATGCTGAGGCCTTGAAGGAGATGCTGGGGGACAGTGAAGGAGAAGGGACAATGCAGCTGTCCAG TGTGGATGCCACCTCCAGCTTGCAGGACGGAGCCCCCTCCCATCATCACACAGTGCACCTGGGCTCCGCAGCCCCCTGCATCCACTGCAGCCGCAACAAGAGACCCCCACTTGTCCGTCAGGGACGCTCCAAGGAAGGAAAGAGTCGCCCCCGGCCTGGGGAGACCACTGTGTTCTCTGTGGGCAG gtTCCGGGTGACACACATTGAGAAGCGCTATGGGCTGCATGAGCATCGTGATGGCTCCCCCACGGACAGGAGCTGGGGATCTGGTGGGGGGCTGGACCCAGGGGGTGGCCAGGGGTCTGGGGGAGGGCAGCCCAGGACAGGGATGCCTGCCACTGAGAGCCTTCCCCCTGAGAGGCCGCAGCCCCTGGCCCTTGCCAGCCCCCCAGTGCGGAATGGAGGACTCAGGGACAGCAGCCTAGTCCGTCGTGCACTTGAGAGGAGCCCTGGAGCCTCTGCAGAGTCGATgctgggggctggaggaaggggcccAAGCCCAGGGCTGGCCAGTCAAGAGGCAAATGGACAGCCAAGCAAACCGGACACCTCAGATCACCAG gtGTCCCCACCacagggggcagggggtgtgtgA
- the HDAC3 gene encoding histone deacetylase 3 → MAKTVAYFYDPDVGNFHYGAGHPMKPHRLALTHSLVLHYGLYKKMIVFKPYQASQHDMCRFHSEDYIDFLQRVSPTNMQGFTKSLNAFNVGDDCPVFPGLFEFCSRYTGASLQGATQLNNKICDIAINWAGGLHHAKKFEASGFCYVNDIVIGILELLKYHPRVLYIDIDIHHGDGVQEAFYLTDRVMTVSFHKYGNYFFPGTGDMYEVGAESGRYYCLNVPLRDGIDDQSYKHLFQPVINQVVDFYQPTCIVLQCGADSLGCDRLGCFNLSIRGHGECVEYVKSFNIPLLVLGGGGYTVRNVARCWTYETSLLVEEAISEELPYSEYFEYFAPDFTLHPDVSTRIENQNSRQYLDQIRQTIFENLKMLNHAPSVQIHDVPADLLTYDRTDEADAEERGPEENYSRPEAPNEFYDGDHDNDKESDVEI, encoded by the exons ATGGCCAAGACTGTGGCCTATTTCTACGACCCCGACGTGGGCAACTTCCACTACG GGGCTGGTCACCCTATGAAGCCCCATCGCTTGGCATTGACCCATAGTCTGGTCCTGCACTACGGTCTCTATAAGAAGATGATC GTCTTCAAGCCATACCAGGCCTCCCAGCATGACATGTGCCGCTTCCACTCTGAGGACTACATCGACTTCCTGCAGAGAGTCAGCCCCACCAATATGCAAGGCTTCACCAAGAGCCTTAATGCCTTCAACGTGGGCGATGACTG CCCAGTGTTTCCCGGGCTCTTTGAGTTCTGCTCCCGTTACACAGGTGCATCTCTGCAAGGAGCAACCCAGCTGAACAACAAG ATCTGTGATATTGCCATTAACTGGGCTGGTGGTCTGCACCATGCCAAGAAGTTTGAG GCTTCTGGCTTCTGCTATGTCAATGACATTGTGATTGGCATCCTGGAGCTGCTCAA GTACCACCCTCGGGTGCTCTACATTGATATTGACATCCACCACGGTGACGGGGTTCAGGAGGCCTTCTACCTCACGGACCGGGTCATGACAGTGTCCTTCCACAAATATGGAAACTACTTCTTCCCTGGCACAG GTGACATGTATGAAGTTGGAGCAGAGAGTGGCCGCTACTACTGCCTCAATGTGCCCCTGCGGGATGGCATTGATGACCAGA GTTACAAGCACCTTTTCCAGCCAGTTATCAACCAGGTGGTGGACTTCTACCAACCCACGTGCATTGTGCTCCAG TGTGGAGCTGACTCTCTGGGCTGTGATCGATTGGGCTGCTTCAACCTCAGCATTCGAGGACATGG GGAGTGCGTTGAATATGTCAAGAGCTTCAATATCCCTCTGCTGGTGCTAGGTGGTGGTGGCTATACTGTCCGGAATGTTGCCCGCTGTTG GACGTATGAGACATCGCTGCTAGTAGAAGAGGCCATTAGTGAGGAGCTTCCCTACAGTG AATACTTTGAGTACTTTGCCCCGGACTTCACGCTCCATCCAGACGTCAGCACCCGCATCGAGAATCAGAACTCACGCCAG TATCTGGACCAGATCCGCCAGACAATCTTTGAAAACCTGAAGATGCTGAACCATGCACCTAGTGTCCAGATTCACGATGTGCCGGCAGACCTCCTAACCTATGACAGGACTGATGAGGCTGACGCAGAGGAGAGGGGTCCTGAGGAGAACTAcagcag GCCAGAGGCACCCAATGAATTCTATGATGGAGACCATGACAATGACAAGGAAAGCGACGTGGAGATTTAA
- the LOC132597108 gene encoding uncharacterized protein: protein MRAGWDRGEAPDNSSPGKGRRRGTPPPPPWVPKSLRPSPARDQGAERRCAGRRARALRACERKCDARVTAPLPRFPDPASGECAVPSLGPVRRTGSQARVLSTGLSGTAGLASALRCPGRMCSRESSQRAGGSRLSAPERNSVAGSPEPPREVTWPTPRFGEVAGRDGSASRGFDPRPEGNGPIILLPTLQSSGQRQTLTPQNLEGRSKARAELRRGRGLGVA, encoded by the coding sequence aTGCGGGCTGGTTGGGACCGGGGAGAGGCTCCGGACAACTCCAGccctgggaagggaaggagaagggggacgccgccgccgccgccctggGTTCCCAAAAGCCTTCGACCGTCGCCGGCCCGGGACCAGGGGGCGGAGCGCAGGTGTGCCGGGCGGAGAGCGAGAGCCTTGCGCGCTTGTGAGCGCAAGTGTGATGCGCGCGTGACTGCGCCGCTCCCCCGCTTCCCCGACCCCGCGTCGGGGGAGTGTGCGGTGCCGAGTCTGGGTCCGGTGAGGAGGACAGGCAGTCAGGCGAGAGTGCTCTCTACTGGTCTATCGGGCACGGCTGGCTTGGCTTCTGCCCTCAGATGCCCCGGCCGGATGTGTAGCAGGGAATCTTCCCAGCGGGCCGGAGGGAGCCGGCTTTCTGCACCCGAAAGGAACAGCGTGGCCGGTTCTCCGGAGCCTCCTAGAGAGGTGACATGGCCTACGCCCCGTTTTGGAGAGGTAGCTGGACGGGATGGCTCGGCTTCCCGAGGATTTGACCCCCGCCCGGAAGGAAATGGCCCTATCATACTATTACCGACGCTACAGTCCTCCGGCCAACGCCAGACGCTCACGCCCCAGAACCTAGAAGGGCGTAGCAAGGCGAGGGCGGAACTCCGCAGGGGGCGTGGCCTGGGCGTGGCCTAA